In Aspergillus nidulans FGSC A4 chromosome II, a single window of DNA contains:
- a CDS encoding TauD/TfdA dioxygenase family protein (transcript_id=CADANIAT00005176) encodes MTISVESTSNGSAKAASHSRLYSSGSLDGFKSTVLTPVIGNEFPKGSINIVNDILNAPNAEERIRDLAILIAERGVVFFRAQDNLTNELQKKLILRLGELTGRSKEHGLHIHPVVNDAREFGDPDPQISTINSLERKKLYKGAYGNLAAIWHSDISFEKAPSDFSALRLTLLPPTGGDTLWASGYELYDRISKPYRAFLETLTARHSGDGFHRAAQAGGFGLYEKPRGSPLNVGSELTSDHPVVRTNPITGWKSIFPVGTELIAATGTFPKKVNGLSTRESENLLKYFHDLITYGHDLQVRFKWNEPNDIAIWDNRSVFHTATFDYDGIGERSGNRAVGIGEVPYFDPESKSRREDLGIEDQLSPVHL; translated from the exons ATGACCATCTCAGTTGAATCTACATCCAACGGCAGCGCCAAGGCCGCCTCCCACTCTCGTCTCTACTCCTCCGGCTCGCTAGACGGCTTCAAATCCACCGTCCTCACCCCAGTCATTGGAAACGAGTTCCCTAAGGGCTCCATAAACATTGTCAAcgacatcctcaacgcccCAAATGCCGAGGAGCGGATCCGCGATCTCGCTATTCTGA TTGCCGAACGcggcgtcgtcttcttccgcgCCCAGGACAATTTAACGAATGAGCTCCAGAAGAAACTGATTCTCAGACTTGGCGAGCTCACTGGCCGTTCAAAGGAACACGGCCTGCACATCCACCCGGTGGTCAACGATGCGCGGGAATTCGGGGACCCCGATCCCCAGATCAGCACGATCAACAGTCTGGAACGGAAGAAGCTGTACAAGGGGGCCTACGGCAACCTCGCTGCCATCTGGCACAGCGACATCAGCTTCGAGAAGGCGCCGAGTGACTTCTCTGCGCTGCGATTGACCCTGCTTCCACCGACGGGTGGAGATACCCTCTGGGCGAGCGGATACGAGCTGTACGATCGAATCAGCAAGCCGTACCGGGCGTTCCTCGAGACGCTTACTGCCAGACACTCAGGAGATGGGTTCCATCGTGCGGCGCAGGCCGGAGGGTTCGGCCTATATGAGAAACCTCGAGGATCGCCGTTGAATGTGGGGAGTGAGTTGACGAGTGACCATCCGGTCGTGCGGACGAATCCGATTACTGGGTGGAAGAGTATCTTTCCGGTTG GAACGGAGCTGATCGCTGCGACAGGAACGTTCCCCAAGAAAGTCAACGGCCTGAGTACCCGCGAGAGCGAGAACCTATTGAAATACTTCCACGACTTGATTACCTACGGCCATGACCTGCAGGTGCGGTTCAAATGGAATGAGCCGAATGATATCG CCATCTGGGACAACCGCAGCGTCTTCCACACAGCCACATTTGACTATGACGGGATCGGCGAGCGGAGCGGAAACCGTGC
- a CDS encoding uncharacterized protein (transcript_id=CADANIAT00005177), whose product MLWPRVQLHELGDHSWCPAWLHHHEQFSLSQLWNLRVPFWSRGSLATQACAVIEEQLRDVSSYTIVDICAGAGGPTPFIESELNSKAEAQGKEPVRFVLTDMFPPVDVWSAIAKKQPNIEFIERPVDARHVGRLAANDKRECRVFNICFHHFDDMDARGILGSALDEADAFIIFEITARQASTCLYSPLVFFWGFYVSLLWYWHSPMHLFFTFLLPIAPLALWVDGFISCLRTRTPAEIQDLLASSGRDLDGWTFSSGEKNVQWPFITLYYFVGRNNSNSNSNNEQQTGEFQLNLSWIKMKRIIIVGAGLGGLACAIACRHFNPDTHVLILERSSQAREIGAGIQIPPNGTTILKQLGLLPQTLEKGSSVQHVDFRRYDDGRILRSMPFGDGIMEEFGVPWVIIHRQDFYQLLFDEASRLGVEIRLGAEVADIAFGTTEVVLAGGKRVTGDVIIGADGLHSRVRDAVLGIPTTPQETGDLAFRATLKRTQLEALEDPEIDDLCGQTAVTSWLGPDKHTIFYPVRQGEEYNLVLIRPDNLDQGVKRVQGDVEEMRASYVGWDGRKRVLTDAKGLVALLGDACHPTLPYQAQGAAMAVEDGFAIAKLLGLSNAHLATIADEPSKYIPELLKIYEDIRKARTTRTVQAAVNNRKVFHIPDGIVRAVRDFVLGYAGVTSKSDWTWLFSSRMRRMLVHDLDGECEREFDKFVSTRR is encoded by the exons ATGCTGTGGCCACGCGTCCAACTCCACGAACTCGGCGACCACTCCTGGTGCCCCGCCTGGTTGCACCACCATGAGCAGTTTTCGCTAAGCCAACTTTGGAATCTGCGCGTGCCGTTCTGGAGCCGTGGGAGCCTCGCGACGCAGGCCTGCGCCGTGATCGAAGAGCAGCTGCGCGATGTTTCGTCATACACCATCGTTGACATCTGCGCGGGCGCCGGCGGCCCGACCCCATTTATCGAGTCCGAATTGAACTCCAAGGCTGAAGCGCAGGGAAAAGAACCGGTGCGGTTCGTGCTCACAGACATGTTCCCTCCAGTGGACGTGTGGAGCGCGATTGCCaagaagcagccaaacaTCGAATTCATCGAGAGGCCCGTCGACGCACGGCATGTGGGACGGCTGGCGGCGAACGACAAGAGAGAGTGTCGAGTGTTCAATATTTGCTTCCATCATTTTGACGATATGGATGCGAGGGGGATCCTGGGCAGTGCCTTGGACGAGGCGGATGCATTCAT TATCTTCGAAATCACCGCCCGCCAGGCCTCGACGTGCCTCTACTCacccctcgtcttcttctggggctTCTACGTCTCATTGCTGTGGTACTGGCACTCTCCCATGCATCTGTTCTTCacattcctcctgcctaTCGCGCCCTTGGCGCTCTGGGTGGACGGGTTCATCTCGTGTCTGCGCACGCGCACCCCAGCAGAGATTCAGGATCTCCTTGCGAGTTCAGGGCGAGACCTTGACGGTTGGACCTTTAGCAGCGGAGAGAAGAACGTGCAGTGGCCGTTCATTACGCTGTACTACTTTGTGGGAAGGaa TAACAGTAACAGTAACAGTAACAATGAACAACAAACTGGCGAGTTTCAACTCAATTTGTCCTGGATCAAGATGAAACGCATCATCATTGTAGGAGCAGGACTCGGTGGTCTCGCCTGCGCGATCGCCTGCCGGCACTTTAATCCAGACACCCATGTGCTCATTCTTGAGCGATCTTCTCAAGCGCGCGAGATCGGCGCGGGGATCCAGATCCCACCCAATGGCACCACCATCCTCAAGCAGCTGGGTCTGCTACCGCAGACCCTAGAGAAAGGGAGTAGCGTGCAACATGTTGACTTCCGGCGTTACGATGATGGGAGGATCCTTAGATCTATGCCGTTTGGCGATGGTATCATGGAGGAGTTTGGGGTGCCTTGGGT GATCATTCACAGGCAAGACTTCTACCAGCTCTTGTTTGACGAAGCATCTCGCCTAGGCGTTGAGATTCGCCTCGGCGCTGAAGTCGCGGATATCGCTTTCGGTACCACCGAAGTCGTCCTGGCTGGTGGTAAAAGAGTCACTGGGGACGTGATTATCGGCGCTGATG GCCTTCACTCCCGAGTCCGCGACGCGGTCCTGGGCATACCCACCACTCCGCAAGAGACAGGCGACCTGGCCTTCCGCGCAACCCTCAAGCGGACCCAGCTCGAGGCTCTCGAAGATCCAGAGATAGACGATCTCTGCGGCCAAACAGCTGTGACTAGTTGGCTCGGCCCAGACAAACACACCATCTTCTATCCCGTTCGGCAAGGTGAGGAGTATAATCTCGTTCTTATCCGGCCGGATAATCTAGATCAAGGGGTCAAAAGAGTCCAgggggatgttgaagagaTGAGGGCCAGCTATGTCGGGTGGGATGGGAG aaaaagGGTGCTGACCGATGCCAAGGGACTCGTCGCCCTCCTCGGCGATGCCTGCCACCCAACCCTCCCCTATCAGGCGCAGGGCGCCGCAATGGCAGTAGAGGACGGATTCGCAATCGCCAAGCTGCTCGGACTTTCAAACGCTCATCTTGCAACCATCGCAGACGAGCCTTCAAAATACATCCCTGAACTGCTCAAGATTTACGAGGATATCCGAAAAGCCCGCACCACGCGCACCGTGCAAGCAGCCGTCAACAACAGAAAAGTCTTCCACATTCCTGATGGGATCGTCCGGGCAGTACGGGACTTTGTTCTGGGGTATGCTGGAGTGACGAGCAAGAGTGATTGGACGTGGTTGTTCTCGAGCAGGATGAGGCGGATGCTGGTGCATGATCTAGATGGGGAATGCGAAAGAGAATTCGACAAGTTTGTATCAACAAGACGCTGA
- a CDS encoding DUF4267 domain-containing protein (transcript_id=CADANIAT00005178), with the protein MLIQTVALYLARFIASLAVITGPFWFVNHNLAFQIFGLPKTIASQQMAAFGPAIGGRNMSLGTLIILASYYLTYQQTGLALALIATGSGWSDSEGRQKVEGGKRGAERILLLQKPSLESGYLAGWQNILNNCHSKGQTPLACTAGARVQPLRHGLIPARMMQTKGSRDTSCGCLGRVRASERIMGFSLWYPHLDPGLNSSWRVAT; encoded by the exons ATGCTTATCCAAACCGTTGCCCTCTACCTCGCGCGCTTCATAGCCTCCTTGGCCGTGATAACCGGTCCATTCTGGTTCGTCAACCATAATTTGG CCTTCCAGATTTTCGGCCTCCCAAAAACCATCGCCAGTCAGCAGATGGCAGCATTCGGTCCCGCCATCGGCGGCCGCAACATGTCCCTTGGCACCCTGATAATCCTCGCGAGCTACTACCTGACATACCAGCAGACCGGCCTAGCGCTGGCACTTATCGCCACCGGATCCGGCTGGTCGGATTCGGAG GGCCGGCAAAaagtggaaggaggaaaaagGGGAGCGGAAAGG ATTTTACTTCTACAAAAACCCAGCCTAGAGTCTGGGTACCTGGCCGGATGGCAGAATATACTTAACAATTGCCACAGCAAGGGCCAAACACCCCTTGCTTGCACTGCAGGTGCCCGTGTCCAACCACTACGCCACGGTTTGATACCGGCCCGCATGATGCAGACCAAGGGCAGTAGAGATACTAGCTGTGGGTGCTTGGGGAGAGTCCGCGCAAGCGAGCGAATCATGGGGTTCTCGCTGTGGTATCCTCATCTGGATCCTGGACTtaacagcagctggagagtgGCAACCTGA
- a CDS encoding uncharacterized protein (transcript_id=CADANIAT00005179) produces the protein MASNSSPVSCPVPFIAELSIGDTGGYLAGRWCEPQLVGNETVSCCFPCPFTDWQYSDGLGNEMVPWLALIVLVFVVIGALTYILLPAEDTRRHYLVISPLMGFVFMPLAFIIPLGGTARQCHDAITPNYWLSDMTCAWTGSLILYGAWVLVIGCFFRSLALYVRLIWDVEPGTVFRWISIITIFGGAAGMLGIALGVSGVSYQVGDMCYISYDNSIASFWGPLIGVAFISWLITVYIFGYTIRGVLTRGGTAHIYSIFKKRDDGSDPLSRALQIKIMGRSLWLMVKLQWRAIAISCLLLVFVGYVGHVNMRWGSSAEYSEEDLMPWMSCLVANDGDRHACRDEASAIGPDKKTGLSSSCGVLGILCTVRYTMLLAWIDWFRKLFDVLAGLFFRRRQPNRNSSSMTINPGEGVESDRRRSDDYDIELASTSTADAHPELAAAVDYSTRAKNADKQCKTCAYHIPKDGLQKSGDGI, from the exons ATGGCCTCGAACAGCTCCCCCGTATCATGCCCTGTGCCATTCATCGCGGAGCTTTCTATTGGCGACACCGGCGGCT ATCTTGCAGGCCGCTGGTGCGAGCCTCAGCTCGTCGGCAACGAGACGGTTTCGTGCTGTTTCCCGTGTCCATTTACAGACTGGCAGTATTCAGACG GCCTCGGCAATGAAATGGTCCCTTGGCTGGCGCTGATCGTGCTGGTTTTCGTTGTCATCGGTGCGTTGACGTACATTCTTCTCCCAGCTGAGGATACCCGACGACATTATCTAGTGATAAGCCCATTGATGGGGTTTGTCTTCATGCCG CTCGCATTCATCATCCCCCTTGGGGGCACTGCTCGCCAATGCCACGACGCAATCACACCAAATTACTGGCTCTCTGACATGACCTGCGCATGGACGGGGTCATTAATACTATACGGTGCTTGGGTGCTTGTCATCGGGT gcttcttccgctccctcGCCCTGTACGTCCGGCTAATATGGGATGTCGAGCCCGGTACTGTGTTCCGGTGGATCTCCATTATCACCATCTTCGGCGGCGCCGCCGGCATGCTCGGCATCGCGCTCGGCGTGTCTGGCGTCTCGTACCAGGTTGGAGATATGTGCTATATAAGCTACGACAACAGTATCGCCTCCTTCTGGGGCCCGCTCATCGGCGTCGCATTCATCTCCTGGCTCATCACAGTGTACATTTTCGGATACACTATCCGCGGGGTCCTAACCCGAGGCGGGACAGCGCACATCTACTCAATCTTCAAGAAACGAGATGACGGCAGTGATCCACTTTCCCGCGCTTTACAGATAAAGATCATGGGACGGAGCCTATGGCTGATGGTAAAACTCCAGTGGAGGGCGATTGCTATCTCTTGTTTGCTTCTGGTATTTGTGGGCTATGTAGGCCACGTAAATATGCGATGGGGCAGCTCAGCCGAGtacagcgaagaagatctgaTGCCATGGATGTCCTGCCTCGTCGCCAATGACGGGGACAGGCATGCCTGCAGAGATGAGGCGAGCGCTATAGGCCCTGATAAGAAGACTGGTCTTTcgtcg TCCTGCGGTGTATTGGGTATCCTCTGCACAGTCAGGTACACCATGCTCCTTGCCTGGATTGACTGGTTCCGCAAACTGTTCGACGTCCTCGCCGGCCTCTTCTTTCGGAGGCGCCAGCCCAACCGCAACAGCAGCTCCATGACCATTAATCCAGGCGAGGGAGTTGAATCCGACCGTCGTCGCTCTGATGATTACGATATCGAGCTGGCCTCGACATCGACAGCGGACGCGCACCCCGAGCTCGCGGCGGCCGTCGACTACTCAACCAGGGCGAAAAATGCCGATAAACAGTGTAAAACGTGCGCATACCATATTCCCAAAGATGGCCTTCAAAAGTCGGGAGATGGTATATAG
- a CDS encoding mannosyl-oligosaccharide 1,2-alpha-mannosidase mns1C (transcript_id=CADANIAT00005180), translating to MPRRWSSLISITAIFLVLFFLLHRNTDTPRAANRATNGPANGFARQQSICPSTPPQPPYNRTSTGGFNWGEIPVRYPVSDFIPLSTNSPATLPRIQRSSFPLQSSITKSRQAAVKGAFQRAWTSYTTHAWKADEVRPITAGSRNNFGGWGATLVDNLDTLLIMGLDEEFAAAVDALADIEFSPHSSPSSSQSTINIFETTIRYLGGLLAAYDLTGCRETRLLDKAIQLGEMIYTSFDTENRMPVPRWNLHKAGNGEPQRAAVQGVLAELASSSLEFTRLSQLTGDMRYFDAASRITDLLDSQAGHTRIPGLWPVSVNLQKGDLTRGSTFSFGGMADSAYEYLGKTYRLLGGVGKGPQYERLARNALDAGIRHLLFRPMTPDHADILLPGVAHATSSSVGLEPRTEHLACFVGGMYALAGKLFSNQTYLDTGRKLTDGCIWYYDNSPLGIMPEMFTVPACPSVAECPWDETRGGIYTYVRDGHYFLRPEAMESIFYMWRITGDEKYREAAWRMFTAIEAVTKTEFGNAAVRDVMVEEGNVKREDSMESFWMAETLKYLYLIFGETDLVSLDDWVFNTEAHPLRGAGS from the coding sequence atgccgaGACGGTGGTCCTCCCTCATCAGCATCACAGCCATCTTCTtggtcctcttcttcctccttcatAGGAATACAGACACACCACGCGCCGCCAATAGGGCTACAAACGGCCCTGCCAACGGCTTTGCTAGGCAGCAAAGCATATGTCCATCAACACCCCCTCAGCCTCCATATAACCGAACCAGCACGGGAGGGTTCAACTGGGGTGAAATCCCAGTCAGATACCCTGTATCCGACTTCATCCCGCTGTCAACCAACTCTCCTGCAACACTTCCGCGCATCCAAcgctcttccttcccacTTCAATCCTCAATCACTAAATCCCGCCAGGCAGCAGTCAAAGGTGCCTTTCAGCGCGCATGGACCTCCTACACAACCCACGCCTGGAAGGCGGACGAGGTACGGCCCATCACGGCCGGATCTCGAAACAACTTTGGCGGATGGGGAGCGACCCTAGTCGACAATCTCGACACACTGCTAATCATGGGgctggacgaggagttcGCAGCGGCAGTCGACGCGCTCGCAGATATAGAATTCAGCCCGCACTCGTCCCCATCCTCCTCCCAGAGCACAATCAACATATTCGAAACGACAATCCGGTATCTGGGCGGCTTGCTCGCGGCGTATGATCTCACTGGCTGTCGAGAGACTCGGCTGCTGGACAAAGCAATCCAGCTTGGGGAGATGATCTACACCTCCTTCGACACAGAGAACCGCATGCCCGTACCACGGTGGAATCTGCACAAAGCAGGCAACGGAGAGCCTCAGCGCGCGGCAGTGCAGGGCGTGCTCGCTGAActcgccagcagcagtctcGAGTTCACGCGGCTGTCGCAGCTGACGGGGGATATGCGGTATTTCGATGCGGCATCCCGCATTACCGATCTGCTTGACTCCCAAGCCGGCCATACCCGGATCCCGGGGTTGTGGCCAGTCAGCGTGAACCTGCAGAAAGGCGATCTGACCCGTGGGTCGACATTCAGTTTTGGCGGGATGGCCGATAGCGCCTACGAGTATCTCGGCAAGACGTATCGGCTCCTCGGTGGTGTGGGGAAAGGGCCACAGTACGAGCGTCTGGCGCGAAACGCACTAGATGCCGGGATTCGACATCTCCTCTTCCGACCGATGACGCCTGATCATGCAGATATCCTCCTACCCGGGGTCGCGCACGCAACCAGCTCTTCCGTGGGACTCGAGCCCCGGACAGAGCATCTCGCCTGTTTTGTGGGTGGGATGTACGCGCTCGCCGGGAAGCTTTTCTCAAACCAGACGTACCTCGACACCGGCCGGAAGCTGACAGACGGTTGTATCTGGTACTACGATAATTCACCGCTAGGTATCATGCCGGAGATGTTCACCGTGCCGGCTTGTCCGTCAGTGGCTGAATGTCCTTGGGACGAAACAAGGGGTGGTATCTACACCTACGTGCGTGATGGGCACTACTTTCTGCGTCCTGAGGCAATGGAGAGTATCTTCTATATGTGGCGCATTACAGGGGACGAAAAGTACCGCGAGGCTGCATGGAGAATGTTCACGGCTATCGAAGCGGTTACAAAGACGGAGTTTGGGAATGCGGCGGTGCGGGATGTTAtggttgaggaaggaaatgtaaagagagaagatagcATGGAGAGTTTCTGGATGGCAGAGACGTTGAAGTATCTGTATCTGATATTTGGGGAGACCGATTTGGTCAGCTTGGACGACTGGGTGTTCAATACGGAGGCGCACCCTTTGAGGGGTGCAGGGAGTTGA
- a CDS encoding MBL fold metallo-hydrolase (transcript_id=CADANIAT00005181): protein MPLTTYHLSSSTKGLSSITTLIVGTEEAVLIDPPFLKPDGEAVTSWIKKTSSKPLKAVFVTHHHPDHFFSANSIFEAFPEAKFYAAPYVLAGINREYEDKVKYWPSVFGAENVHVAPRRPEAFDFSFFVLNGDPASPVVLLGPLQGDSVDHTLFWLPSEKTIITGDAVYGRSTHVWVEEVETPALLEAWNKTLRLIAALQPTKLIPGHMETGWELDAQEDLAHTQRYLDLFSEKVTHAPKKASVQELFDFFKGQFPQCTENLEFFLGHLSNQYGEGGQVWEENRHHNVGVRTVEGLNGYWFK, encoded by the exons ATGCCCCTCACAACGTACCACCTCTCCTCGTCTACCAAAGGCCTCTCTAGCATCACGACGCTTATCGTCGGCACTGAGGAAGCAGTCCTCATCGATCCTCCATTTCTCAAGCCTGATGGAGAAGCCGTAACATCCTGGATTAAGAAAACCAGCTCTAAACCGCTGAAGGCCGTCTTTGTCACGCATCACCACCCTGAccacttcttctccgcaaacTCGATCTTTGAGGCCTTCCCGGAAGCAAAGTTCTACGCTGCCCCGTATGTCCTGGCCGGGATAAACAGGGAGTACGAGGATAAAGTGAAGTACTGGCCGTCAGTGTTTGGAGCGGAGAATGTCCATGTCGCACCGCGACGGCCTGAGGCGTTCGAtttcagcttcttcgttcTGAACGGAGACCCCGCTAGTCCCGTTGTATTGCTAGGCCCGCTGCAGGGCGACAGTGTTGACCATACGCTGTTCTGGCTACCGAGCGAGAAGACGATAATCACCGGGGACGCCGTCTACGGACGGAGCACTCATGTTTG GGTCGAAGAAGTCGAAACCCCAGCGCTGTTGGAGGCATGGAACAAGACCCTCCGTCTAATCGCCGCACTGCAACCGACCAAGCTGATCCCCGGTCACATGGAGACCGGGTGGGAGTTGGACGCGCAAGAAGACCTCGCGCATACGCAGCGATACCTGGATTTATTCTCTGAAAAGGTCACGCATGCACCAAAGAAGGCTTCCGTGCAGGAACTGTTTGATTTCTTCAAGGGGCAGTTCCCGCAGTGTACGGAGAACCTTGAGTTCTTTTTAGGTCATCTCAGTAACCAGTACGGCGAAGGAGGCCAGGTCTGGGAGGAAAATCGGCATCATAATGTCGGTGTCAGGACGGTGGAAGGGTTGAATGGATACTGGTTCAAGTAG
- a CDS encoding putative 3-hydroxyacyl-CoA dehydrogenase (transcript_id=CADANIAT00005182): protein MAQYTKTLSPDSLQDKVLVVTGTGGANGIGASLVEYAVQNGASVCFGDVSVQAGEEIARTVKANAPSSPPRAVFVPTDVTKYDSVLALFDRAMEVFGRIDHAVAGAGIVEIGNVFDPALDMQSIREASQPSLLNIGRGQVLDVNLLGCLYTARIASVYLRQNRSEPEADRSIILISSVAGFKESPGLFVYQASKHGVIGLMRALRLYLHGPASAHNIRVNCICPWMTTTVMVKGIQEGWIKAGLPMNSPMDVARITAAVLGDVTLNGTSMYVEGGRAWEIEANLDRLEPAWLGEEPIRHI from the exons ATGGCACAATATACCAAAACCCTAAGCCCCGACTCCCTGCAAGACAAAGTCCTCGTCGTCACAG GGACAGGCGGAGCAAATGGCATAGGAGCCAGCCTCGTCGAGTATGCTGTCCAGAATGGCGCATCTGTGTGCTTCGGGGACGTCAGCGTACAGgccggcgaggagattgcaaGGACGGTGAAGGCCAACGCCccatcctctcctccccgcGCAGTCTTTGTCCCCACCGACGTGACAAAGTACGACTCCGTTTTGGCTCTCTTCGACAGAGCGATGGAGGTCTTCGGACGCATCGACCATGCCGTCGCAGGCGCAGGGATCGTCGAGATTGGGAACGTCTTTGATCCAGCGCTGGATATGCAGTCTATCCGCGAGGCAAGTCAACCCAGTCTTCTTAATATCGGTAGAGGACAG GTCCTCGATGTGAACCTCCTCGGCTGTCTGTACACAGCTCGCATCGCGAGCGTGTATCTGCGCCAGAACCgctcagagccagaagcagaccGCTCGATTATCCTCATTTCCTCGGTGGCGGGCTTTAAGGAATCCCCGGGCCTGTTTGTCTACCAAGCCTCCAAGCACGGGGTGATCGGCCTCATGCGCGCACTGCGACTCTACCTCCACGGCCCGGCATCCGCGCACAATATCCGCGTAAACTGTATTTGTCCgtggatgacgacgacggTGATGGTCAAGGGTATACAGGAGGGATGGATCAAAGCTGGCTTGCCAATGAACTCGCCTATGGATGTAGCAAGAATTACGGCAGCTGTACTGGGAGATGTAACTCTTAATGGGACCTCGATGTATGTCGAGGGCGGACGGGCTTGGGAGATTGAGGCGAATCTGGATCGCCTCGAGCCtgcctggcttggagaagagccAA TTCGCCACATCTAG
- a CDS encoding oxalate decarboxylase family bicupin (transcript_id=CADANIAT00005183), translated as MHSKLLLLLAAVPSLLASPSLLKRSGFNDGQPIDDNGKGAPILGGTDLHRDKQNPDNLGAQSTDNGIVPNLKWSFSDSKTRPFPGGWVREQLVQDLPQSRDISGAQQHLTKGAIRELHWHRVAEWGFVYEGSLLLSAVDENGRWTTEKLNTGDIWYFPKGVAHNVQGLDDENEYLLVFDDGDFEKVGTTFMVDDWIKHTPRDVLAKNFGVNASVFDTVPEKFPYILNGTIPEEASSAPQGTLTGNSSYVYHTYDHSPEPVPGQGGTFRRIDSRNFPVSTTIAATIVELEPRGLRELHWHPNAEEWLYFHKGTGRATVFIGDSKARTFDFAAGDTAVFPDNSGHYIENTSNDEPLVWLEFYKSDRVADISLAQWLALTPDETVANTLKIDIEVVKQIKEEKQLLIKGN; from the exons ATGCACTCCAAGCTTCTTTTACTGCTCGCGGCAGTCCCTTCTCTCCTCGCGTCGCCGTCGCTCCTCAAGCGGTCTGGCTTCAATGACGGCCAGCCCATCGACGACAATGGCAAGGGTGCGCCCATTCTAG GCGGCACCGATCTGCACCGCGACAAACAAAACCCTGACAACCTCGGGGCGCAATCAACCGACAACGGTATTGTCCCAAATCTGAAATGGAGCTTCTCCGACTCCAAGACCAGACCCTTTCCCGGTGGATGGGTGCGTGAGCAGCTGGTGCAGGATTTGCCACAAAGCCGAGATATCTCTGGTGCCCAGCAGCACCTGACCAAGGGGGCCATTCGCGAGCTACATTGGCATCGAGTG GCTGAATGGGGCTTTGTCTACGAaggctctcttctcctctcggCGGTCGACGAGAACGGCCGCTGGACTacggagaagctgaacactGGTGACATCTGGTACTTTCCCAAGGGTGTTGCCCATAATGTGCAAGGACTAGATGACGAGAACGAATATCTCCTTGTCTTTGATGACGGCGATTTTGAAAAAGTTGG AACGACCTTCATGGTTGATGACTGGATCAAACATACTCCTCGCGACGTACTCGCCAAAAACTTCGGTGTCAATGCCTCTGTCTTCGACACCGTCCCCGAGAAGTTCCCCTACATCCTCAACGGAACCATACCCGAGGAAGCGAGCTCTGCTCCCCAGGGTACATTGACAGGTAACAGCTCGTATGTGTATCACACCTACGACCACTCCCCTGAGCCCGTCCCGGGCCAGGGAGGTACATTCCGCAGGATTGACTCTAGGAACTTTCCGGTCTCGACGACTATCGCTGCTACGATTGTCGAGCTAGAGCCGAGGGGGCTCCGTGAGCTACACTGGCATCCGAAT GCCGAGGAATGGCTCTACTTTCACAAAGGCACGGGCCGTGCTACCGTGTTTATCGGCGACTCCAAGGCTCGGACCTTCGACTTTGCTGCTGGCGATACAGCAGTCTTCCCTGATAACAGCG GCCACTATATTGAAAATACCTCTAACGATGAACCGCTCGTCTGGTTGGAATTCTACAAGAGCGATCGCGTCGCTGACATTTCTCTAGCGCAGTGGCTTGCGCTTACGCCCGATGAGACCGTTGCGAATACGCTAAAGATTGACATTGAGGTTGTGAAAcagatcaaggaggagaagcagctTCTTATTAAGGGCAACTAA